From Bacteroidota bacterium, the proteins below share one genomic window:
- a CDS encoding T9SS type A sorting domain-containing protein: MGHYFFGNNHSTSGIMSSRGGISMNDFFYSGFERYKLGYIDAQNVTFSTSGYSIEDVSGRGSSNNILSLRVPINGNEFFLIENRRKTSQFDTYMLGDTSQNDPFRNTGDYGKGVYIYHTMNSLNYTSNVDIECADGLWNWDIDGSQLPDWDPVNALPLLKRVSLPNPLLNDNTPDFQVSNYYSNADGVSARKNGWECWFSVGKNNSSTGLSGTDKIYTNYPEYWTSRELWGDRFDAWNLGYNEIFSPYSNPNTNDANNSNTGSGGYGTGIFIYYNGLSGNTANFNIYKATDQTSLNSILAATPPSKPMIIGIEEYFDGTTCHPKIVWRQNTEPDMRRSGETKAIVYKKYNIYKSHKPWEGVLPNDQQFYPENKYTLIGSVLADPDALDANFVDNSVNLYSCTQYNTFPNGTSYPVRYRVQAVDNTDWGSVLSDFRQTHGIDTEEGEPIDPPEGRPGHGSNEEESLMPKKFALYQNYPNPFNPKTNIQYDLVKDNFVSVKVYDLLGKEVAILVSDFKQAGSYSVSFDGSKLGSGIYFYRIEAGNFIDTKRMVLVK, from the coding sequence ATGGGACATTATTTTTTTGGAAATAACCATTCAACATCCGGTATAATGTCCTCACGAGGAGGAATAAGTATGAATGATTTTTTTTATTCCGGTTTTGAAAGATATAAGCTTGGATACATTGACGCTCAAAATGTCACTTTTTCAACAAGTGGTTATTCAATAGAAGACGTTTCGGGTAGAGGTTCGAGTAATAATATTCTATCTCTTAGAGTACCAATAAACGGAAATGAATTTTTCCTGATAGAAAACAGGAGAAAAACATCTCAGTTTGATACATACATGCTTGGAGATACATCTCAAAATGATCCTTTCAGGAATACCGGAGATTATGGAAAAGGAGTTTACATTTATCATACTATGAATAGTTTGAATTACACAAGTAATGTAGATATTGAGTGTGCTGACGGATTATGGAATTGGGATATTGATGGTTCCCAACTTCCAGACTGGGATCCAGTAAATGCTTTGCCATTATTAAAAAGAGTATCTTTGCCAAATCCACTTTTAAACGATAACACACCAGATTTTCAAGTTTCTAACTATTATAGCAATGCAGACGGTGTTTCAGCAAGAAAAAATGGTTGGGAATGCTGGTTTAGTGTTGGGAAAAATAATTCTTCTACAGGATTATCCGGAACCGATAAAATATACACTAATTATCCGGAATATTGGACTTCAAGAGAACTTTGGGGAGACAGATTTGACGCATGGAATTTAGGTTATAATGAAATTTTTTCTCCTTACTCTAATCCTAACACGAATGATGCAAATAACTCGAATACCGGTTCAGGAGGATATGGAACGGGAATTTTCATTTACTATAATGGATTAAGCGGCAATACGGCAAATTTTAATATCTATAAAGCTACCGACCAAACTTCACTGAACTCAATTTTAGCAGCGACACCTCCATCCAAACCGATGATAATTGGAATAGAAGAATATTTTGACGGCACAACTTGTCATCCTAAAATTGTATGGAGACAAAATACAGAACCGGATATGCGCAGAAGCGGTGAAACAAAAGCAATAGTTTATAAAAAATATAACATATATAAATCGCATAAGCCTTGGGAAGGTGTTCTTCCAAATGACCAGCAGTTTTATCCTGAAAATAAATATACATTAATAGGATCAGTATTAGCCGACCCTGATGCCTTGGATGCAAATTTTGTAGATAACAGTGTTAATTTATACAGCTGCACACAATATAATACATTTCCAAACGGAACATCATACCCTGTACGTTACAGAGTACAGGCAGTAGATAATACTGACTGGGGTTCTGTTCTATCGGATTTTAGACAAACACATGGAATTGATACTGAAGAAGGGGAACCTATAGATCCTCCGGAAGGCAGACCCGGCCATGGTTCAAATGAAGAAGAAAGTTTAATGCCAAAAAAATTCGCTTTGTATCAGAATTATCCTAATCCGTTCAATCCAAAAACAAATATTCAGTACGATTTGGTAAAAGATAATTTTGTAAGTGTTAAGGTCTATGATCTACTTGGGAAAGAAGTCGCTATATTAGTTAGTGATTTCAAACAAGCAGGAAGTTATTCTGTTTCATTTGATGGAAGTAAACTGGGAAGTGGAATTTATTTTTACAGAATTGAAGCAGGCAATTTTATTGATACTAAACGAATGGTTCTTGTAAAATAA
- a CDS encoding TolC family protein produces the protein MNKLKIFLVMVSMAVMTASGFSQTRTITLPEAVTLAKTNNSELTIAKLDEMKANEYVSQVYSDNLVPNLTLNSRYTRNIKKQVLNFAGQSVFLGTDNSLTNTFDLNEPIPILGTPVFSGIQIAKYYSDLSAKNTKAKEIKVTSNVKKSYYAVLLSKQVIDVNQASLENAQSNLTVVESRYRNGIATEFDYLRARVRVDNLIPALSNSQSNLLLSKKNLKYAIGTKTDEDYDAAGSLTYDSLEVFGTTDNLLNTIAKENIVIKQLNVNRLINEELVKVDKANYLPKLYGFAQWGITSNEDDGRPIGQYRFFNTLNLGIGLSWSLNFFKNDFKVHQSEIEVRKTVEQISDTQSKLKIQAQSVLLRIEDAKKRIRSQYETVKLSERGLELANVSFKNGVLNQIDVLDANLQVSQARLAYLQAIYDYLIARTDLEELMNSEK, from the coding sequence ATGAATAAATTAAAAATATTTTTAGTAATGGTTTCGATGGCAGTAATGACTGCATCAGGTTTTTCTCAGACGAGAACTATTACTTTGCCTGAAGCGGTTACGCTTGCAAAGACAAATAATTCCGAGCTGACTATTGCAAAGCTTGATGAGATGAAAGCCAATGAATATGTATCGCAGGTGTACAGCGATAACTTAGTTCCGAACCTGACTTTAAATTCACGCTACACAAGAAATATAAAGAAGCAGGTTCTTAACTTTGCAGGACAATCGGTTTTTCTCGGAACGGATAATTCGCTTACGAACACATTTGATCTGAACGAACCTATTCCAATTTTAGGAACTCCGGTATTTTCAGGGATTCAGATTGCGAAGTATTACTCTGACCTTTCTGCAAAAAATACCAAAGCAAAGGAAATAAAAGTTACTTCGAATGTAAAAAAATCTTACTACGCAGTTCTGCTTTCCAAGCAGGTAATTGACGTGAATCAGGCGAGTCTTGAAAACGCGCAGTCTAACTTGACTGTGGTGGAATCACGTTACAGAAACGGAATTGCGACTGAGTTCGATTATTTAAGAGCAAGAGTAAGAGTGGATAACCTTATCCCTGCGCTTTCAAATTCACAAAGCAATTTATTGCTTAGCAAAAAGAATCTTAAGTATGCAATCGGCACAAAAACTGATGAAGATTACGATGCAGCAGGAAGTTTGACTTATGATTCACTTGAAGTTTTCGGCACAACTGATAACTTATTAAATACAATTGCTAAAGAAAATATTGTCATTAAGCAATTGAATGTAAACAGACTGATTAACGAAGAACTGGTTAAAGTTGATAAGGCAAATTATCTTCCTAAGCTTTACGGATTTGCGCAATGGGGCATTACATCCAATGAAGATGACGGCAGACCAATAGGACAGTACAGATTTTTTAATACTCTGAATTTAGGAATAGGTCTTTCATGGAGTCTTAACTTCTTCAAGAACGATTTCAAAGTTCATCAGAGTGAAATTGAAGTTAGAAAAACAGTTGAGCAAATTTCAGATACTCAGAGTAAATTAAAAATTCAGGCACAAAGCGTTTTATTAAGAATAGAAGATGCAAAAAAAAGAATCCGTTCGCAGTATGAAACAGTAAAACTTTCTGAAAGAGGCCTTGAACTTGCAAACGTAAGCTTTAAGAACGGAGTTTTGAATCAGATAGATGTCCTTGATGCTAACTTACAGGTAAGCCAGGCGAGACTTGCATACCTTCAGGCAATTTATGATTACCTGATTGCAAGAACTGACTTGGAAGAATTGATGAACAGTGAAAAATAA
- a CDS encoding sterol desaturase family protein, with protein sequence MRSKGKFVSNRDETVRLFKNSFLEYFSHIHPITPVVVYLPIALVCIYLSVTTISVFNTLLLFVTGVLIWTIFEYAFHRWAFHYHPKSDMGKRIHFLVHGIHHDYPRDRTRLVMPLLVSAPLALLFFFIYKWTFGAFSYAAFSGFIIGYIAYDSIHYATHHMPMKGKIGKYLKEYHLRHHYNDEHTAYGVSNPLWDYIFSTVPPHVKAEESNDTN encoded by the coding sequence ATGAGATCAAAAGGGAAATTTGTTTCCAACAGGGATGAGACTGTAAGGTTGTTCAAGAATTCTTTTCTTGAATACTTCTCTCATATACACCCCATCACACCGGTTGTTGTTTACTTGCCGATAGCACTTGTATGCATTTATCTTTCTGTCACAACAATAAGTGTTTTCAATACTCTTTTACTTTTCGTAACGGGTGTACTTATATGGACGATATTCGAATATGCCTTTCACAGATGGGCATTTCATTATCATCCTAAATCCGATATGGGCAAAAGGATTCACTTTTTAGTTCATGGCATCCACCACGACTATCCGCGGGACAGGACAAGACTGGTAATGCCGCTGCTTGTCAGCGCACCTCTTGCATTGCTCTTTTTCTTTATTTATAAATGGACATTCGGCGCATTCAGTTATGCAGCATTTTCAGGATTTATCATAGGCTATATTGCATATGATTCTATTCACTACGCTACACATCACATGCCTATGAAAGGAAAGATAGGAAAATATTTGAAGGAGTACCACCTTAGACACCATTATAACGATGAGCATACAGCTTACGGAGTAAGTAATCCTCTCTGGGATTATATTTTTTCAACCGTACCGCCTCATGTAAAAGCTGAAGAAAGCAACGATACTAATTGA
- a CDS encoding efflux RND transporter permease subunit, producing the protein MTLTELSIKRPSFIIVIFAVITLVGTFLFAQLKYELLPKISSPVVVVSTIYPGGSPFEVETSVTKVIEDAVSGIDKINKVTASSLEGASFVTVEFIQSASIDIALQDVQRKVNEVASRLPDDAKTPTLSKIALDEIPVLRMGVTSNMPSREFYQLMKDQVQTRFAKLPGVGQIQLVGGDEREIKVNLDLDKIQSFGLSVQRIVGTIKGANVDFPTGNLKGSERQYVVRVAGKVQSMEEMRNLIVGQSKMGGDVKLGDIAEVEDGQADYTKISRLNGVTSIGVLVSKQTDANSVDVSALVRAEIPKIEKDYAKDNVKFDIAQDGSTFTLDAANAVKKDLALAVILVALVMLIFLHSIRNSIIVMIAIPCSMLATFIFMYMFGLSLNLMTLLALSLVVGILVDDSIVVLENIYHHLEKGEPKREAALKGRNEIGFAALSITLVDVVVFVPLTLVGGLIGNILKEFALVVVASTLMSLFVSFTVTPMLASRFSKLQDLKKKGIMNAFSRGFEALFNKVKHHYEGLLKFSLRHQWLTIIVTGLLFLSSFSLIIFGFIGGEFITQSDRGEFTVTLELDPGSTLENTNYVTRKVENIIGQMPEVRKMFVNVGASAEGLFSQASNNSSEINVSLIPKEERLMSTDEVGNQIKKKLQDIPGAKIRVNPIGIFGVANQTPIQVIVSGPNMDVVKTSADTVFNILKRIPGTADVRLSTEDGKPETRVEIDRDKLASFGLSIAEVGTALRIGLSGDDDSKFRDNKNNTEYTIRIAFDQIDRSQMHDLSSMVFFNSQGRAIQLNQFAKIYQTTGPTKLTRKDRNPTIYVYAQVNGRPSGSIGADFQTALKTTAKLPPEIIIGYDGDLRNQSEGFSSLGFALLAAIIFMYLIMVALYDSFIYPFVVMFSLPVAMIGALLALAITMKTLNIFSILGLIMLMGLVAKNAILLVDRANDRKLHGMTSIEAIIEAGDTRLRPILMTTISMVIGMMPIALSHDSGSEWKSGLAWAIIGGLTSSMFLTLVVVPVIFVKVDKWKDWVTNFRARRAEKRAAKMEAKALITNS; encoded by the coding sequence ATGACATTAACAGAATTATCCATAAAAAGACCTTCGTTCATCATAGTAATATTTGCAGTTATTACTCTGGTGGGAACCTTTTTATTTGCGCAGTTAAAGTACGAGCTTCTTCCTAAGATTTCTTCGCCGGTAGTTGTAGTATCTACTATATATCCGGGAGGTTCTCCTTTTGAAGTTGAAACCTCGGTAACAAAGGTTATCGAAGATGCCGTATCGGGCATAGATAAAATAAATAAAGTAACAGCTTCCTCATTGGAAGGAGCATCATTTGTAACGGTTGAGTTTATTCAATCGGCATCAATTGATATTGCATTGCAGGACGTTCAGAGAAAAGTGAACGAAGTTGCATCAAGGCTTCCCGATGATGCAAAGACTCCTACACTCTCGAAGATCGCGCTGGATGAAATTCCCGTGCTTCGTATGGGTGTAACGAGTAACATGCCATCAAGAGAGTTTTATCAACTGATGAAAGACCAGGTACAGACAAGATTTGCAAAGCTTCCGGGCGTAGGACAAATACAGCTTGTTGGCGGTGATGAAAGAGAAATTAAAGTAAATTTAGATTTAGATAAGATACAGTCATTCGGACTATCGGTCCAGAGGATTGTCGGAACAATAAAAGGCGCAAACGTTGACTTCCCTACCGGTAACTTAAAGGGAAGCGAGAGGCAATATGTAGTAAGGGTTGCAGGTAAAGTGCAGTCAATGGAAGAGATGAGAAACTTAATTGTCGGACAATCAAAAATGGGCGGCGATGTAAAGCTTGGAGATATTGCGGAAGTTGAGGACGGTCAGGCAGATTATACAAAAATCAGCAGACTTAACGGAGTAACATCTATCGGTGTGCTTGTATCGAAACAAACAGATGCTAACTCAGTTGATGTAAGCGCATTGGTTAGAGCCGAAATTCCTAAGATTGAGAAAGATTATGCTAAGGATAATGTAAAGTTTGATATTGCGCAGGACGGTTCTACATTTACACTCGATGCAGCGAATGCTGTTAAGAAGGACTTAGCGCTTGCAGTTATTCTTGTAGCGCTTGTTATGTTGATCTTCCTGCACAGTATAAGAAACTCGATTATCGTTATGATTGCGATTCCATGCTCTATGCTTGCGACATTTATTTTTATGTACATGTTCGGCTTATCGCTAAATCTTATGACACTGCTTGCGTTATCGCTTGTTGTGGGTATTCTTGTGGATGACTCGATTGTAGTTCTTGAGAATATTTATCACCATCTTGAAAAAGGCGAGCCGAAAAGAGAGGCAGCGTTAAAGGGACGGAATGAAATCGGATTTGCGGCGCTATCCATTACACTTGTGGACGTTGTGGTGTTCGTTCCACTTACTTTAGTAGGCGGACTTATCGGAAACATCTTAAAAGAGTTTGCGCTTGTAGTAGTAGCATCTACTTTAATGAGTTTGTTCGTATCGTTCACAGTTACTCCGATGCTTGCATCAAGATTCTCGAAGCTTCAGGACCTGAAGAAAAAAGGAATTATGAATGCGTTCTCAAGAGGCTTTGAAGCATTATTTAACAAAGTGAAACATCACTATGAAGGGCTGCTGAAATTCTCACTGAGACATCAATGGCTTACAATTATTGTTACAGGATTATTATTCCTTTCTTCATTCTCATTGATAATATTCGGATTCATCGGCGGTGAGTTTATTACACAATCTGACAGAGGTGAGTTCACAGTTACACTTGAATTAGATCCGGGCTCGACATTAGAAAATACAAACTATGTAACAAGAAAGGTTGAGAATATAATCGGACAGATGCCTGAAGTAAGAAAAATGTTTGTTAACGTCGGCGCATCGGCAGAAGGGTTGTTCTCACAGGCTTCAAATAACTCATCGGAAATTAACGTATCTCTTATTCCTAAAGAAGAGAGATTAATGTCAACAGATGAAGTAGGAAACCAGATAAAGAAAAAGCTTCAGGATATCCCCGGAGCAAAAATCAGAGTTAACCCCATCGGTATTTTCGGTGTTGCTAACCAGACACCTATTCAGGTTATTGTCAGCGGACCAAACATGGACGTAGTAAAAACATCGGCTGATACAGTATTTAATATTTTAAAAAGAATTCCCGGTACTGCTGACGTGAGGCTTTCCACTGAAGACGGTAAACCGGAAACAAGAGTTGAGATTGACAGAGATAAGCTTGCTTCGTTCGGACTTTCAATTGCGGAAGTCGGTACAGCATTAAGAATAGGACTTTCAGGCGATGATGATTCTAAATTCAGAGACAACAAAAATAATACAGAGTACACTATAAGAATTGCATTCGACCAGATAGACAGGTCACAGATGCACGACCTTTCTTCCATGGTATTTTTCAATTCTCAGGGAAGAGCGATACAGCTGAATCAGTTTGCAAAAATTTATCAGACAACAGGTCCGACTAAATTAACACGTAAAGACAGAAACCCGACTATCTATGTTTATGCACAGGTGAACGGAAGACCATCAGGTTCTATCGGCGCTGACTTCCAGACAGCTTTGAAGACAACTGCAAAGCTTCCGCCGGAAATTATAATCGGATACGACGGTGACTTAAGAAACCAGTCAGAAGGTTTCTCAAGCCTTGGATTTGCTCTCTTAGCAGCTATTATATTTATGTACTTAATCATGGTGGCATTGTATGACTCGTTCATTTATCCGTTCGTAGTTATGTTCTCACTGCCTGTTGCTATGATCGGCGCATTGCTTGCTCTTGCTATAACAATGAAGACACTGAATATATTTTCTATCTTAGGTTTGATTATGCTTATGGGTCTTGTAGCAAAGAATGCTATTCTTCTTGTGGATAGAGCTAACGATAGAAAGCTTCACGGAATGACTTCTATAGAAGCAATTATTGAAGCGGGTGATACAAGATTAAGACCGATTCTTATGACAACGATTTCGATGGTTATCGGTATGATGCCGATTGCGCTTTCACATGATTCCGGTTCCGAATGGAAATCAGGTCTTGCATGGGCAATTATCGGAGGTTTAACAAGCTCTATGTTCTTAACATTGGTTGTAGTGCCTGTGATATTCGTAAAAGTTGATAAATGGAAAGACTGGGTTACAAATTTCAGAGCAAGAAGAGCAGAAAAAAGAGCAGCAAAGATGGAAGCTAAAGCACTTATAACAAACTCATAA
- a CDS encoding TetR/AcrR family transcriptional regulator, with translation MMNNLHPEELSKDNERILRYAQDKFQKEGFYKTSMDELARELQISKKTIYKYYASKDKLVEHIVMDKMMCDSNKISEFLKTDDNVVIKFVKILNLNRERFLCMSEKWFRDLQIHTPQLWSEMDKFKIQMIEETMKKLIEQGKKEKLIENYPVEIIITCMISTVKAVLNADFMMNSKLNVKELFSYTMELLLNGILTEKGKKLYEKEKNNLANQIGKINLSQNNYN, from the coding sequence ATGATGAACAACTTACATCCTGAAGAGCTATCGAAGGATAATGAAAGAATTCTACGATACGCACAGGATAAATTCCAGAAAGAGGGCTTCTATAAAACATCCATGGATGAGCTTGCGCGCGAGCTTCAGATAAGCAAAAAAACAATCTACAAATATTATGCAAGCAAGGATAAGCTTGTAGAGCATATTGTAATGGATAAAATGATGTGCGACTCCAATAAAATAAGCGAATTCCTGAAAACCGATGACAATGTTGTAATAAAATTTGTAAAGATACTGAACCTTAACCGCGAAAGATTTTTGTGCATGAGCGAAAAATGGTTCAGAGACCTTCAGATACACACTCCACAGCTCTGGAGCGAAATGGATAAATTCAAAATCCAGATGATTGAAGAGACGATGAAGAAACTTATAGAGCAGGGCAAGAAAGAAAAGCTGATAGAAAATTATCCCGTGGAAATAATTATCACTTGCATGATCTCTACAGTGAAGGCAGTGCTTAATGCAGACTTTATGATGAACTCAAAGCTGAACGTAAAGGAATTATTCAGCTACACAATGGAGCTTCTTCTCAACGGAATACTTACCGAGAAGGGCAAAAAATTATACGAGAAAGAAAAAAATAATCTCGCCAACCAAATAGGAAAAATAAATCTAAGTCAAAATAATTATAATTAA
- a CDS encoding T9SS type A sorting domain-containing protein yields the protein MKKIILYFILFIYCGVNAQWVNQYNSPGTDFYDLEFINNKTGWVCGTGGTIMKTTNAGVNWVQQVTNVPDKPLLGIHAVNENVLFCVGYFQTMLKTTNGGNNWIILENGPSGMGNSYTATFFINEQTGWAGGFIGGFIKKTTNGGLNFFNQELNLVTYDLYFKDSLNGIGCSGAATIARTSNGGENWQIDEYFSLSHGSGNFESMSFINDLTGYIVARNRLVYKTTNFGVNWDSISYVYNSIEPFCVKFINDSVGYCAGSSGEVFKSKDRGLTWIRQTNQIGGFIDDINGFGDSLWVCASLGKIGFTANGGVFIQNISSEIPSSYNLYQNYPNPFNGQTNIEFEIRNKDVYSFSVFDIMGREVYSEKKYLIEGKYKINLKLDNFSTGIYFYKLSSAKVTLTKKMTMIK from the coding sequence ATGAAAAAAATAATTTTATATTTTATACTATTTATTTACTGCGGAGTAAATGCACAATGGGTAAACCAATACAACTCTCCCGGTACAGATTTTTATGATCTGGAATTTATAAATAATAAAACAGGATGGGTCTGCGGAACGGGAGGAACAATTATGAAGACAACTAATGCGGGAGTAAACTGGGTTCAACAGGTAACCAATGTTCCGGATAAGCCTCTTTTAGGAATACATGCCGTTAATGAAAATGTTTTGTTTTGTGTGGGATATTTCCAAACAATGTTAAAAACAACGAATGGTGGGAATAACTGGATTATTTTGGAAAACGGACCTTCCGGAATGGGAAATTCTTATACGGCGACATTCTTTATTAATGAGCAAACAGGCTGGGCTGGAGGATTCATAGGCGGATTTATTAAAAAAACAACAAATGGCGGTTTGAATTTTTTTAATCAAGAATTAAATCTCGTTACATACGATTTATATTTTAAAGATAGTTTAAACGGTATTGGTTGTAGCGGGGCAGCAACTATAGCAAGAACGAGTAACGGAGGAGAGAATTGGCAGATTGATGAATATTTTTCGCTATCTCATGGGTCGGGAAATTTTGAAAGCATGTCCTTTATAAATGATTTAACAGGTTATATTGTTGCCAGGAACAGATTGGTATATAAAACAACAAACTTTGGAGTAAACTGGGATAGTATAAGTTATGTATATAATTCTATTGAGCCATTTTGCGTAAAATTTATAAATGATTCAGTCGGATATTGCGCAGGTTCATCAGGTGAAGTATTTAAGAGTAAAGATAGAGGATTAACATGGATTAGACAAACAAACCAAATAGGAGGTTTTATTGATGATATAAATGGTTTTGGAGATTCTTTATGGGTATGCGCAAGCTTAGGAAAAATTGGGTTTACAGCCAATGGCGGAGTGTTTATACAGAATATTTCTTCTGAGATACCTTCATCATATAATTTATATCAGAATTATCCAAATCCTTTCAACGGACAGACTAATATAGAATTTGAAATAAGGAATAAAGATGTATATAGTTTTTCAGTTTTCGATATAATGGGAAGAGAAGTTTATTCGGAAAAGAAATATCTGATAGAAGGCAAATATAAAATAAATCTGAAGCTTGATAATTTTTCAACTGGAATTTACTTCTACAAACTATCTTCTGCTAAAGTAACTTTAACAAAAAAAATGACAATGATAAAATAG
- a CDS encoding SDR family oxidoreductase has protein sequence MTKLALITGGSRGLGKNMALRLAEKGNDVIITYLTKQDEANEVVKEIESMGRKAHALRFDAGDIKSIDNFLTEIKTVLRTKWNTDKFDFLINNAGMGQTIPFLHVTEDDFDRFMNVHFKGVYFLTQKSLGLMNDGGRIINLSSGTTRFANPGYSIYASMKGAMEVLTRYVAKEVGARGITVNIVAPGPVETDFNSAAIRNNPNVKNFLGTVTALGRVGEASDIGGVVAFLCSEDAGWINGQRIEVSGGINL, from the coding sequence ATGACAAAACTCGCACTTATTACAGGCGGAAGCAGAGGGCTTGGAAAAAACATGGCTCTGCGTTTAGCCGAAAAAGGAAATGACGTAATCATAACTTATCTTACAAAACAGGATGAAGCGAATGAAGTTGTAAAAGAAATTGAATCAATGGGAAGAAAGGCTCATGCATTAAGATTTGATGCCGGAGATATAAAATCCATTGATAATTTTTTAACCGAAATAAAAACTGTTTTACGAACAAAATGGAACACCGATAAATTTGATTTCTTAATAAACAATGCCGGCATGGGGCAGACAATCCCCTTCCTTCATGTTACTGAAGATGACTTTGACAGATTTATGAACGTGCACTTCAAAGGTGTTTACTTCCTTACTCAAAAAAGTTTAGGTTTAATGAACGACGGCGGAAGAATTATAAATTTATCCAGCGGAACTACACGCTTTGCCAACCCCGGATACTCAATTTATGCATCTATGAAAGGGGCAATGGAAGTTTTGACCAGATACGTAGCAAAGGAAGTCGGAGCAAGAGGCATTACGGTAAATATAGTAGCTCCGGGGCCCGTGGAAACAGATTTTAACAGCGCAGCTATACGCAATAATCCTAATGTAAAGAATTTTCTGGGTACAGTAACTGCGCTTGGAAGAGTCGGAGAGGCGTCAGATATCGGCGGAGTTGTTGCGTTTTTATGCTCAGAGGACGCAGGCTGGATAAACGGGCAGAGAATCGAAGTTTCAGGCGGCATAAACCTTTAA
- a CDS encoding efflux RND transporter periplasmic adaptor subunit, with the protein MKKLLVIVFAILAIGAIVFTLMQNKKKAAEKLKTSNDFSTKIPVNVIPVSEKEIKNSLNLVGVINPFKEVNIATEVPGRIRSVNFKEGDFKGQGSVLVTLDNELKSIAVETAENNYNKAKQDLERYQQLVKEDAATQSQLEQYLFAFNNAQLALNTAYRNVKDTKINAPMGGIINTKNIEVGSYVAPGTLIANMVDISKLKVRVNVPETEVFRLRVGDNVTVTTDIYPDETFDGKISVIAPKGDEAHTYPVEIIINNSKRSPLKAGMFARIDFSTIKGRTSIAIPREAIVGSIRDAHVYVIENNKAVLKKIETGLEGDKDVEVTSGLNVGEMLVITGGNNLKDGTEVSIVK; encoded by the coding sequence ATGAAAAAATTACTGGTAATAGTTTTTGCAATTTTAGCAATAGGAGCTATAGTTTTTACTCTGATGCAGAACAAAAAGAAGGCAGCAGAAAAGCTAAAAACTTCGAATGATTTTTCCACTAAGATTCCCGTGAATGTAATTCCTGTCTCAGAAAAGGAAATAAAAAATTCACTTAACTTAGTAGGCGTAATAAATCCTTTTAAGGAAGTAAACATTGCTACAGAAGTTCCGGGCAGAATACGTTCGGTTAACTTTAAAGAAGGCGATTTCAAAGGACAAGGCAGCGTACTTGTTACTCTTGATAACGAACTTAAAAGCATAGCAGTTGAAACAGCGGAAAATAATTATAATAAAGCTAAGCAGGACCTTGAGAGATATCAGCAGCTTGTAAAAGAAGACGCTGCAACTCAAAGCCAGCTTGAGCAGTATCTGTTTGCTTTCAATAATGCGCAGCTTGCGTTGAACACAGCTTACAGAAATGTTAAAGATACGAAGATAAACGCACCGATGGGCGGAATAATAAATACGAAAAATATTGAAGTCGGCAGCTACGTTGCTCCAGGTACTTTGATAGCAAACATGGTAGATATATCGAAGCTGAAAGTAAGAGTGAACGTACCGGAGACAGAGGTATTCAGACTGAGAGTCGGTGATAATGTAACGGTAACAACGGATATTTATCCTGATGAGACATTTGACGGAAAGATTTCTGTTATCGCTCCCAAAGGTGACGAAGCGCATACATATCCTGTAGAGATAATAATAAACAACTCGAAGAGAAGTCCTTTAAAGGCAGGTATGTTTGCAAGAATAGACTTCAGCACGATTAAAGGAAGGACAAGCATTGCAATCCCAAGAGAAGCAATAGTAGGAAGCATAAGAGATGCGCACGTTTACGTGATTGAAAACAATAAAGCAGTATTGAAGAAAATTGAAACAGGACTTGAGGGCGATAAAGATGTTGAAGTGACTTCAGGCTTGAATGTTGGTGAAATGCTTGTTATTACCGGCGGCAACAACTTAAAAGACGGCACAGAAGTATCAATTGTAAAATAA